The proteins below come from a single Flavobacterium lindanitolerans genomic window:
- a CDS encoding alpha/beta fold hydrolase has translation MIKTIFYLAFLIVQQCAYSQLKYTTTNTALVKLLPVKKYTGKQYRLSIDIKNEPSDDISGGTVMVLQTKKQDWEFLENTRKTFFAPKDSQTWKSYTITGTIDSEAYKLWFTLATYGNGDFYYDNMKFEIKEGENWVDVPVEGGDFEKLSAGNPLKGFKNGESVKKEGLSVSLVNQEGRGQSLRIHAEGGTIDKRFFYGNNSATGKYINSKDVKIYYETYGEGEPLLLLHGNGGSISSFAGQIEEFARNYKVIAVDTRGQGKSIDMQTEHFSYDLFADDMKTLLDSLGLKQVNVVGWSDGGNTGLLLASKYPDYVKKLVTMGANLNPSDNAIDKKMLKTIAKDIKQLKDQKNAEIVTIRLLEMLLQEPNIQPESLGAIKAKTLVVAGEHDLILENHTRLIGASIPGAKVSILKGQTHEVVADNPKVFNQVVLDFLKEH, from the coding sequence ATGATAAAGACTATCTTTTATCTGGCCTTTTTAATAGTCCAGCAATGTGCCTATTCCCAGTTGAAATATACTACAACCAATACGGCTTTGGTGAAACTTCTTCCTGTAAAGAAATATACAGGCAAACAATACCGATTGAGCATTGATATAAAGAATGAACCGTCAGACGATATAAGCGGTGGTACGGTTATGGTTTTGCAGACCAAAAAACAAGATTGGGAATTTTTGGAAAATACCCGTAAGACATTTTTTGCCCCTAAGGATTCCCAAACATGGAAAAGCTATACCATTACGGGAACTATTGATTCGGAAGCGTATAAGTTGTGGTTTACTTTGGCAACCTATGGTAATGGAGATTTCTATTATGACAATATGAAGTTTGAAATAAAAGAAGGAGAAAATTGGGTAGATGTGCCCGTTGAAGGAGGAGATTTTGAAAAATTATCGGCCGGGAATCCGCTCAAAGGATTTAAAAATGGAGAATCAGTAAAAAAGGAAGGATTGTCCGTTTCTTTGGTGAATCAGGAAGGACGGGGACAGTCGCTGCGCATACATGCCGAAGGAGGAACGATTGACAAAAGGTTTTTTTACGGGAATAATTCAGCCACAGGAAAATATATAAACAGTAAGGATGTAAAAATTTATTACGAAACCTATGGAGAAGGAGAACCCTTGCTTTTGCTTCATGGCAACGGCGGTTCCATAAGCAGTTTTGCAGGGCAGATTGAGGAATTTGCCAGAAACTATAAGGTTATTGCTGTCGATACGCGCGGACAGGGAAAAAGCATTGATATGCAAACAGAGCATTTTTCATATGACCTTTTTGCCGATGACATGAAAACGCTTCTGGATTCGCTTGGCTTAAAACAGGTGAATGTGGTAGGTTGGAGTGATGGAGGCAATACAGGATTATTATTGGCGAGTAAATATCCGGACTATGTAAAGAAACTGGTCACAATGGGGGCGAATCTGAATCCTTCAGACAACGCAATCGATAAAAAAATGCTGAAAACGATTGCAAAGGATATAAAACAACTAAAAGACCAAAAAAACGCAGAGATAGTGACAATCCGACTATTGGAAATGTTACTTCAGGAACCCAATATTCAGCCGGAAAGCTTAGGTGCAATCAAGGCAAAGACCCTCGTTGTTGCAGGAGAACACGACCTCATATTAGAAAACCATACCCGGTTGATTGGTGCCAGTATTCCGGGAGCTAAAGTTTCCATATTAAAAGGTCAGACTCATGAAGTTGTAGCAGATAACCCTAAAGTGTTTAATCAGGTGGTACTGGATTTTTTAAAAGAGCACTAA
- a CDS encoding alpha/beta hydrolase: MKNKLLIAAFCCFLKSYGQKTEKVFLDKNDPSHECYTAILPDKSPVVGYLVLIPGFGETAERVMQQTDLPLRCAEKGILTIIPTLTGGVMSFGVDNSSQKSLTAIIEDASKKFNLAARQFYIGGFSIGGSAAVKYAEIALSGNFKNKPAAIFAIDPPLDFERFYNSAQRDLRLSAGSQPNQENVYMVGRIEQVMGGKPVDALKSYHAISPYSYSDTEQKAIKSLVNIPIRLYSEPDVNWWIENRNADFSAMNVLDGSAMVNELRRLGNRQAELILTENKGYRKPDNKRHPHSWSIVDSEGLIGWLLGNKG, encoded by the coding sequence ATGAAAAATAAACTTCTCATAGCAGCATTTTGCTGCTTTTTAAAATCATACGGTCAAAAAACAGAAAAGGTATTTCTGGATAAAAATGACCCTTCGCATGAATGCTATACGGCAATTCTACCGGACAAAAGTCCTGTAGTGGGTTATCTGGTTCTGATTCCCGGCTTTGGCGAAACGGCAGAAAGAGTAATGCAGCAAACAGACCTGCCTTTGCGTTGTGCTGAAAAAGGGATACTCACTATTATTCCCACATTAACAGGTGGTGTAATGTCGTTTGGAGTTGATAATAGTAGTCAGAAATCATTAACAGCAATTATTGAAGATGCATCCAAAAAATTTAATCTTGCTGCCCGTCAGTTTTACATCGGAGGTTTTTCAATAGGAGGAAGTGCCGCGGTAAAATATGCAGAAATAGCGTTGTCTGGAAATTTTAAAAACAAGCCGGCAGCAATTTTTGCAATTGACCCGCCACTTGATTTTGAAAGGTTTTACAATTCCGCTCAGCGCGACCTTAGGCTTTCGGCAGGTTCTCAGCCCAATCAGGAGAATGTTTACATGGTTGGAAGAATTGAGCAAGTGATGGGAGGTAAGCCTGTTGATGCATTGAAAAGCTATCATGCCATTTCACCATATTCCTATTCAGACACGGAGCAAAAAGCCATCAAAAGCCTGGTTAATATCCCGATTCGATTGTATTCGGAGCCGGATGTAAACTGGTGGATAGAAAATAGAAATGCTGATTTTTCTGCAATGAATGTTTTGGATGGCTCAGCTATGGTCAATGAATTAAGAAGGCTGGGCAATCGTCAGGCAGAACTTATATTGACGGAAAACAAAGGATACAGAAAACCTGACAATAAAAGACACCCGCATTCCTGGAGCATTGTAGATAGCGAAGGACTGATTGGTTGGCTGTTGGGAAACAAAGGATAA
- a CDS encoding VOC family protein, whose protein sequence is MSKLFNPGVYFEIPVTNLERAEQFYTSVFGFKFEKASIHDNEMALFPLDENASGISGALAKGEIYKPTKDGTLIYLKSKKIDETLKRVINNGGTILFPKTSNGEWGFVAEFQDSEGNRIGLLEALES, encoded by the coding sequence ATGTCAAAACTTTTTAATCCGGGTGTTTATTTTGAAATTCCTGTAACTAATCTGGAAAGAGCAGAACAGTTTTATACTTCCGTTTTTGGTTTTAAATTTGAAAAAGCCAGCATACATGATAATGAAATGGCACTTTTCCCTCTGGATGAAAATGCTTCGGGCATATCGGGAGCATTGGCCAAAGGAGAAATCTATAAACCCACAAAAGACGGAACACTTATTTATCTGAAGAGTAAAAAAATAGATGAAACCCTTAAACGGGTAATTAATAACGGGGGTACAATTCTGTTTCCTAAAACATCAAATGGCGAATGGGGTTTTGTGGCAGAATTTCAAGATAGTGAAGGAAACCGTATTGGTCTTTTGGAGGCATTGGAGTCTTAA
- a CDS encoding DUF6660 family protein: MKLTRRIFTSFLSVYLLVLMIMPCNDVHAQTQTVFSTQTSQVQNEQHHDDFCTPFCICACCTTPIIIHSAIVFDMVPHFENSYTKTPSFYKPAVSSFFGSIWQPPQLV, encoded by the coding sequence ATGAAATTAACAAGGCGCATTTTTACTTCCTTTTTATCAGTCTACCTGCTGGTACTGATGATTATGCCTTGTAATGATGTACATGCACAAACACAAACGGTTTTTTCTACACAAACTTCTCAGGTTCAGAACGAGCAGCACCATGACGATTTTTGTACTCCTTTCTGTATCTGTGCCTGTTGTACTACTCCCATAATAATACATTCGGCTATTGTTTTTGACATGGTGCCGCATTTTGAAAATTCATACACAAAAACACCAAGTTTTTATAAGCCTGCCGTATCCAGTTTCTTCGGGTCGATTTGGCAACCACCTCAATTAGTATAA
- a CDS encoding alpha/beta fold hydrolase — MKKSKKDSQNLMTQNNGRWIPINGKKLYIEFQTTYENRPTLVFLHDSLGCTSLWRDFPQKLVEAIQCNVLVYDRLGYGKSDPMPTHERPINYLEAEAHSLDSLLNALAIDNAILFGHSDGGSIALITASRYGKKIKAVICEAAHIFVEEVTLKGIREAMEIYQSTDLPERLQKYHGDKVETLFKAWTETWTRADFRSWNIEHFLPAISCPLLFIQGEADEYGTMEQAEKTVSQVNGTASVFSIPGIGHTPHKEAPDVTIEAVKSFIN; from the coding sequence TTGAAAAAGTCTAAAAAAGACAGCCAAAACCTTATGACACAGAACAACGGCAGATGGATTCCCATCAACGGGAAAAAACTTTATATAGAATTTCAAACAACCTACGAAAACCGCCCGACACTTGTTTTCCTTCACGACTCTTTAGGCTGTACAAGCCTATGGCGCGATTTCCCACAAAAGCTGGTCGAAGCAATACAGTGCAACGTTTTGGTATATGACCGCTTAGGCTACGGAAAATCTGACCCTATGCCTACTCATGAAAGACCCATAAATTATCTGGAAGCGGAAGCTCATTCTTTGGACAGCCTGCTTAACGCCTTAGCAATTGACAATGCTATTTTGTTTGGCCATAGCGATGGTGGTTCGATTGCTCTGATTACCGCCAGCCGATATGGAAAAAAAATCAAAGCTGTAATCTGTGAAGCAGCCCATATTTTTGTGGAGGAAGTAACGCTCAAAGGCATCCGGGAAGCCATGGAAATCTACCAAAGTACTGACCTTCCGGAACGACTGCAAAAATATCATGGCGACAAGGTTGAAACACTTTTTAAAGCATGGACAGAAACCTGGACTCGTGCTGATTTCAGAAGTTGGAATATTGAGCATTTTTTACCTGCCATTAGCTGTCCGCTTTTATTCATTCAGGGTGAAGCAGATGAATACGGCACGATGGAACAAGCTGAAAAAACAGTCAGCCAGGTAAATGGTACTGCTTCTGTTTTTAGTATTCCTGGAATTGGACATACTCCACATAAGGAAGCTCCTGATGTAACGATTGAAGCTGTAAAGAGTTTTATTAATTGA